One window from the genome of Bradyrhizobium xenonodulans encodes:
- a CDS encoding helix-turn-helix transcriptional regulator, which yields MQMQDKLTDKQLSDEQSREIAETIREELARRRISRQALAEQAKLSLSTLEKVLGGRRPFTLATTVRLEQALGVSLRKSAVVMTPPAANDVAPDSLGSYSHRAVTWLEDVYITLRPSFGDKDAIFAYRTEIVWEPKVSSLVFREGDRTDAAYEHTGEVAVPHQSGFIYLVIIKHGQHRVITVSRPTVAGEMYGIISTLRAGSGSQLTPVAAPIAYVPLRNVPQPSLGRVGPGDANHALYGRHLRRTVEESFAVFLSV from the coding sequence ATGCAGATGCAGGATAAACTCACGGACAAGCAGCTTTCGGACGAGCAGAGCCGGGAGATTGCCGAGACCATTCGGGAGGAGCTTGCGAGGCGCCGGATCTCCCGGCAGGCGCTGGCCGAGCAGGCCAAGCTCAGCCTGTCGACCCTGGAGAAGGTGCTCGGCGGCCGCCGGCCCTTCACGCTGGCGACGACGGTGCGGCTGGAGCAGGCCCTGGGTGTCTCCTTGCGCAAGAGCGCCGTCGTGATGACGCCTCCGGCCGCAAACGATGTCGCGCCCGACAGCCTTGGCTCCTATTCGCATCGCGCGGTAACCTGGCTCGAGGACGTCTACATCACGCTGCGGCCGTCCTTCGGCGACAAGGACGCAATTTTTGCTTACCGTACCGAGATCGTCTGGGAGCCGAAGGTCTCTTCGCTGGTCTTCCGCGAGGGCGATCGGACCGATGCGGCCTACGAGCATACCGGCGAGGTCGCCGTCCCCCACCAGTCCGGCTTCATCTACCTCGTCATCATCAAGCACGGCCAGCATCGCGTGATCACGGTGTCGCGGCCGACGGTGGCGGGCGAGATGTACGGCATCATCTCGACGCTCCGCGCCGGCTCCGGCTCGCAACTGACGCCGGTCGCAGCGCCGATCGCCTATGTGCCGCTCCGCAACGTCCCGCAGCCATCGCTGGGACGGGTCGGGCCTGGCGATGCCAACCACGCGTTGTATGGACGGCATCTGCGCCGCACGGTGGAAGAATCGTTCGCGGTGTTTCTGTCGGTATAG
- a CDS encoding ABC transporter substrate-binding protein has translation MNKKLSLLAAATAMALLATPSAHAQKAYDTGVTDTEIKIGNVEAYSGPASAYGIIGKTEEAYFKMINDQGGINGRKINWISYDDGYSPPKTVEQIRKLIESDEVFLVFNALGTPTQTAVQKYHNSKKVPQLFLATGASKWNDPKNFPWTMGFQPSYRVEAQIFAKYILKEKPDAKVAIFYANDDFGKDYLAGIKDVFGDRASKMIVAEESYETSEPSIDAHIVKLKGTGADVFVNISTPKFAAQAIKKIAELEWKPMHLMTDVSVSIGAVMKPAGLEASEGVLSAGYLKDASDPQWKDDEGMKKFMAFIDKYMPGANISDANLVYAYAAAQTMVQVLKLSGDNLTRENVMKQAASLKDFVPDTLIPGIKINTSATDFAPIEQLKMWRFKKGQWELFGDIISAETGG, from the coding sequence ATGAACAAGAAACTCTCTTTGCTTGCCGCAGCAACGGCGATGGCGCTGCTTGCGACCCCGTCCGCCCATGCGCAGAAGGCGTACGACACCGGCGTCACCGACACCGAGATCAAGATCGGCAATGTCGAGGCCTATTCCGGTCCGGCTTCCGCTTACGGCATCATCGGCAAGACCGAGGAAGCCTATTTCAAGATGATCAACGATCAGGGCGGCATCAACGGCCGCAAGATCAACTGGATCTCCTATGACGACGGTTACTCGCCGCCGAAGACCGTGGAGCAGATCCGCAAGCTGATCGAGAGCGACGAGGTGTTCCTGGTGTTCAACGCGCTTGGGACGCCGACCCAGACCGCCGTGCAGAAATATCACAATTCCAAGAAGGTGCCGCAGCTCTTCCTCGCCACCGGCGCCAGCAAGTGGAACGACCCGAAGAACTTTCCCTGGACCATGGGCTTCCAGCCCAGCTACCGGGTCGAGGCGCAGATCTTCGCAAAATACATTTTGAAGGAGAAGCCGGACGCCAAGGTCGCGATCTTCTATGCCAACGACGATTTCGGCAAGGACTACCTCGCCGGCATCAAGGACGTGTTCGGCGACAGGGCCTCGAAGATGATCGTCGCCGAAGAGAGCTACGAGACGTCGGAGCCGTCGATCGATGCGCATATCGTCAAGCTCAAGGGCACCGGCGCCGATGTCTTCGTGAACATCTCGACACCGAAATTCGCGGCACAAGCCATCAAGAAGATCGCGGAGCTGGAGTGGAAGCCGATGCACCTGATGACCGACGTCTCGGTGTCCATCGGTGCGGTGATGAAGCCAGCGGGCCTCGAGGCCTCCGAAGGCGTGCTCTCGGCCGGCTATCTGAAGGATGCCTCGGACCCGCAGTGGAAGGACGACGAGGGCATGAAGAAATTCATGGCCTTCATCGACAAGTACATGCCCGGCGCGAACATTTCGGACGCCAATCTGGTCTACGCCTATGCCGCAGCCCAAACCATGGTGCAGGTGCTGAAGCTGTCAGGCGACAATCTGACCCGCGAGAACGTGATGAAGCAGGCCGCCAGCCTCAAGGACTTCGTCCCCGACACGCTGATCCCGGGCATCAAGATCAACACCTCCGCCACGGACTTCGCGCCGATCGAGCAGCTCAAGATGTGGCGGTTCAAGAAGGGCCAGTGGGAGCTGTTCGGCGACATCATCAGCGCCGAAACGGGCGGCTAG
- a CDS encoding acyl-CoA synthetase gives MAVRYYDWIVHHGRRTPDKVAVIDLASERRFTYSQLDARVSRLASSLRDTHKVSRGDRVAVLALNTTDTLEVQFACGRLGAIFVPLNTRLTVPELQFITGDCAPKVMIHDTDLAETALSVAKLCNIATSLLLGPGGAYEAGIAAAKPLDRAEEVTLDDVSTIMYTSGTTGHPKGATITHGMTFWNCVNLGGPACIGPASVLLTVLPLFHTGGLNCYTNPVLHAGGTVMIMRAFDPGTALGLINDPAQGINVFFGVPAIYQFMAQHPAFATTDLSRLIVGGVGGAPIPVPLLKVWEARGVALQQGYGMTETSPAVLVLDREDAARKAGSAGKPVLHTEVRIVRPDGSDADVGELGELWVKGPNITPGYWNRPEANQTSFTDGWLHTGDATRVDEEGFYYIVDRWKDMYISGGENVYPAEVENVLHQLAAIAEAAVIGIPDPQWGEVGLAIVAAKPGQRLTEADVFAHCAANLARFKCPRQVRFVDALPRNATGKIHKPTLRKEFSVTSEVDKKVANA, from the coding sequence TTGGCCGTTCGTTACTACGACTGGATCGTCCACCACGGCCGCCGCACGCCTGATAAGGTCGCGGTGATCGACCTCGCGAGCGAGCGCCGCTTCACTTATTCGCAGCTCGACGCCCGAGTTTCGCGTCTCGCTTCATCCCTTCGCGACACGCACAAGGTCTCGCGCGGCGACCGCGTCGCGGTGCTGGCGCTGAACACGACCGATACGCTGGAGGTGCAGTTCGCCTGCGGGCGGCTGGGTGCGATCTTTGTGCCGCTCAACACCCGCCTGACCGTTCCCGAGCTTCAGTTCATCACCGGTGACTGCGCACCGAAGGTGATGATCCACGACACCGATCTCGCCGAGACGGCGCTGAGCGTCGCAAAGCTCTGCAATATCGCGACCAGTCTGCTGCTTGGCCCCGGCGGCGCCTATGAGGCCGGCATCGCGGCCGCGAAGCCGCTCGACCGCGCCGAGGAGGTCACGCTCGATGATGTCTCGACCATCATGTACACGTCAGGCACCACGGGACATCCGAAGGGCGCGACCATCACCCATGGCATGACCTTCTGGAATTGCGTCAATCTCGGCGGCCCTGCCTGCATCGGGCCGGCCTCGGTGCTGCTCACCGTGCTGCCGCTGTTCCACACCGGTGGTCTCAATTGCTACACCAATCCGGTGCTGCATGCCGGCGGCACCGTGATGATCATGCGCGCCTTCGATCCCGGCACGGCGCTCGGCCTGATCAACGATCCCGCGCAGGGCATCAACGTGTTCTTCGGCGTGCCCGCGATCTACCAGTTCATGGCACAGCATCCGGCCTTCGCGACCACCGATCTCAGCCGGCTGATCGTCGGTGGTGTCGGCGGCGCACCGATTCCGGTGCCGCTGCTGAAGGTGTGGGAGGCGCGCGGCGTCGCGCTTCAGCAGGGCTACGGTATGACCGAGACCTCGCCGGCCGTGCTGGTGCTCGACCGCGAAGATGCAGCACGCAAGGCCGGCTCCGCCGGCAAGCCGGTGCTGCATACCGAGGTTCGGATCGTGCGCCCCGACGGCAGCGACGCCGATGTCGGTGAGCTCGGCGAGCTCTGGGTGAAGGGACCGAACATCACGCCGGGCTACTGGAACAGGCCGGAGGCGAACCAGACCTCCTTCACCGATGGCTGGCTGCACACGGGCGATGCGACGCGCGTCGACGAGGAAGGCTTCTACTACATCGTCGACCGCTGGAAGGACATGTACATCTCCGGCGGCGAGAACGTCTATCCGGCCGAGGTCGAGAACGTCCTGCACCAGCTCGCCGCGATCGCGGAAGCCGCGGTGATCGGCATTCCCGATCCGCAATGGGGCGAGGTCGGCCTTGCCATCGTCGCGGCCAAGCCGGGCCAGCGGCTGACCGAGGCGGATGTCTTCGCGCATTGCGCGGCAAATCTCGCCCGCTTCAAGTGCCCGCGCCAGGTTCGCTTCGTCGATGCGCTGCCACGCAACGCCACCGGCAAGATCCACAAGCCGACCTTGCGGAAGGAATTCTCGGTGACATCGGAAGTCGACAAGAAAGTCGCCAACGCCTGA
- a CDS encoding acyl-CoA dehydrogenase family protein, which yields MLFTADHDDIRRSLQKFIAAEINPHVDEWEKADIFPAHELFKTMGSLGFLGLNKPVAFGGSGLDYSYALVMAEELGAITCGGVPMAIGVQTDMATPALARFGSDEVRREFLSPSISGDFVACIGVSEPGAGSDVASIKTAARSDGDDYVINGGKMWITNGTQADWICLLANTGDGPVHRNKSLICVPMKSKGVTVARKLDKMGMRSSDTAQIFFDNVRVPKRNRIGEEGKGFSYQMIQFQEERLWGAAACLKAHEYIIDQTIEYTRNRKAFGKSILDNQVVHFKLAEMQTEVELLRALIYRAAEQLVAGEDVTKLATMAKLKAGRLGRELTDACLQYWGGMGFTNETPVSRAYRDSRLTSIGGGADEVMLMVLCKMMGTLPGSKGNA from the coding sequence ATGCTGTTTACCGCCGACCACGACGACATCCGCCGGTCCTTGCAAAAATTCATCGCGGCCGAGATCAACCCTCATGTCGATGAGTGGGAGAAGGCCGACATCTTTCCGGCGCACGAGCTGTTCAAGACAATGGGCAGCCTCGGCTTTCTCGGCCTGAACAAGCCGGTCGCGTTCGGCGGCTCCGGTCTCGATTATTCCTACGCGCTGGTGATGGCGGAAGAGCTCGGCGCCATCACCTGCGGCGGCGTGCCGATGGCGATCGGGGTGCAGACCGACATGGCGACGCCGGCGCTGGCGCGGTTCGGCTCGGACGAGGTGCGGCGTGAATTCCTCAGCCCCTCGATCTCCGGCGACTTTGTCGCCTGCATCGGCGTCTCCGAGCCCGGCGCGGGCTCGGACGTCGCCTCAATCAAGACCGCCGCGCGCTCCGATGGCGACGACTACGTCATCAATGGCGGCAAGATGTGGATCACCAACGGCACCCAGGCCGACTGGATCTGCCTGCTCGCCAACACCGGCGATGGGCCCGTTCACCGCAACAAGTCGCTGATCTGCGTCCCCATGAAGAGCAAGGGTGTCACTGTCGCGCGAAAGCTCGACAAGATGGGCATGCGCTCGTCGGATACCGCGCAGATCTTCTTCGACAATGTCCGTGTGCCCAAGCGCAACCGGATCGGCGAGGAAGGCAAGGGCTTTAGCTACCAGATGATCCAGTTCCAGGAGGAGCGGCTCTGGGGTGCGGCGGCCTGCCTGAAGGCCCACGAATACATCATCGACCAGACCATCGAATACACGCGCAACCGCAAGGCGTTTGGGAAGTCGATCCTCGACAACCAGGTGGTGCACTTCAAGCTCGCGGAAATGCAGACCGAGGTCGAGCTGCTGCGCGCGCTGATCTATCGTGCCGCCGAGCAGCTGGTGGCCGGCGAGGACGTCACAAAACTTGCCACCATGGCCAAGCTGAAGGCCGGCCGGCTCGGGCGCGAGCTCACCGACGCCTGCTTGCAATACTGGGGCGGAATGGGCTTTACCAATGAGACGCCGGTCAGCCGCGCCTATCGCGACAGCCGCCTGACCTCGATCGGCGGCGGCGCCGACGAGGTCATGCTGATGGTCCTGTGCAAGATGATGGGGACGCTGCCGGGTAGTAAGGGGAACGCCTGA
- a CDS encoding glycosyltransferase family 2 protein produces the protein MQDAPVRDGGESPLFSIIIPLEYHRGQWELSWLGWVSQTADKSLYEIILVVPPDFTARDELVVLAGNQARIEDAGFEHDIGLCAFGATKARGKYLFFTESHCRPEPDVIELCIRAIDAHPDWAGFSCQSVPICHNRLSVAEAAMYQADIEFGMKQHPWRKVLDQCFVTRSDVYWECGGLREELGHFAEWVLAAAYHARGHAIGYLEEARFHHYYVGEVGELKKFTLDFVQGEIRYLSEARNDPGSELLEIPVEWRERDQRDALLARNALNALMRDSLAGRGWKRPDEMLRSLRRWAMPALRGDLGVRTAARLTAIYARAVLTGLGYIGSSDAIGRWMKCYIASLIRLQRLDCIHHAHRQAGPVAGLMGKQIIAQIGFHAEESSAGHTFRWSEPQAAVRIKGTPGRNIVRIRSPALRAPLDTIGTYFYLDGKPVDPEAIVTGSDSYTLNLDMPPSGIATLAWACPVLRGVGDSRRLGLSIVSIDVGQETSEAEAGDCVAAFPKE, from the coding sequence ATGCAGGACGCGCCCGTACGTGACGGCGGCGAATCTCCGCTGTTCTCGATCATCATCCCGCTCGAATATCACCGCGGGCAGTGGGAGCTGTCCTGGCTCGGCTGGGTATCGCAGACCGCGGACAAATCGCTTTACGAGATCATTTTGGTGGTGCCGCCCGATTTCACCGCGCGCGACGAGCTCGTGGTGCTTGCCGGCAATCAGGCCCGGATTGAGGATGCTGGTTTCGAGCACGATATCGGGCTCTGTGCGTTCGGTGCGACCAAGGCCCGCGGCAAATATCTGTTCTTCACGGAATCGCATTGCCGGCCCGAGCCCGACGTGATCGAGCTCTGTATCCGCGCGATCGATGCGCATCCCGATTGGGCGGGCTTCTCCTGCCAGTCGGTGCCGATCTGCCATAACCGCCTGTCCGTGGCGGAAGCTGCGATGTACCAGGCCGACATCGAGTTCGGCATGAAGCAGCATCCATGGCGCAAGGTGCTCGACCAGTGCTTCGTGACGCGAAGCGACGTCTATTGGGAATGCGGCGGCTTGCGCGAAGAGCTCGGCCATTTCGCCGAATGGGTGCTCGCTGCCGCTTACCACGCGAGGGGGCATGCGATCGGTTATCTCGAGGAAGCGCGCTTCCATCACTACTATGTCGGCGAGGTCGGCGAACTGAAAAAGTTCACGCTCGATTTCGTGCAGGGCGAGATCCGTTATCTCAGCGAGGCACGCAATGATCCCGGCAGCGAGCTGCTCGAGATTCCGGTCGAATGGCGCGAACGGGACCAGCGCGATGCATTGCTCGCCCGCAATGCATTGAATGCGCTCATGCGCGACAGCCTCGCGGGCCGGGGCTGGAAGCGACCTGACGAAATGCTCCGATCCCTCCGGCGCTGGGCCATGCCGGCGTTGCGCGGGGATCTCGGTGTCCGCACGGCGGCGCGCCTGACGGCCATATACGCACGCGCGGTCCTGACCGGACTGGGGTACATCGGATCGAGCGACGCGATCGGTCGATGGATGAAGTGCTACATCGCTTCACTGATACGCCTTCAACGGCTCGACTGTATTCATCACGCGCACCGGCAGGCCGGGCCGGTCGCCGGGTTGATGGGAAAGCAAATTATCGCGCAGATCGGATTCCATGCCGAGGAATCTTCCGCCGGCCATACTTTCCGCTGGAGCGAGCCGCAGGCTGCCGTGCGGATCAAGGGAACGCCCGGCCGCAACATCGTCCGCATTCGAAGTCCCGCACTTCGCGCGCCGCTGGACACGATCGGCACGTATTTCTATCTCGACGGTAAACCTGTCGATCCCGAGGCGATCGTGACGGGTAGCGACAGCTACACGCTCAATCTCGACATGCCCCCATCCGGCATCGCCACTCTCGCATGGGCGTGCCCCGTGCTCAGAGGCGTCGGCGACTCACGCCGTCTCGGCCTGTCGATCGTTTCCATCGACGTCGGTCAGGAGACGTCCGAGGCCGAGGCCGGGGATTGCGTGGCCGCATTCCCAAAAGAATAG
- a CDS encoding acyl-CoA dehydrogenase family protein, with amino-acid sequence MKSPFYTAEHDAFRDVMRRFVDKEIAPFAHEWDEAGEFPRALYRKAAGIGLLGLGFPEEYGGIAADQFMKIVASQELAWAGAGGISASLMSHTIGSPPIARAARPEVKARVLPQVLAGEKISALAITEPGGGSDVANLRTRARRDGDHYVVSGEKTFITSGMRADYLTVAVRTGGEGAGGVSLLLIEGDTPGLSRTKLKKMGWWASDTATLHFDECRVPAGNLIGEEGQGFKIIMQNFNSERMGMAAGCTAFAGVCLDEAIAYARERKTFGKPLAQHQVIRHKIVDMAQKVAASQAMLEMLAWRLEQGESPVAEICMMKNQATQTMAFCASEAVQIFGGAGFMRGIKAERIYREVKVNAIGGGTEEIMKDLASRQMGL; translated from the coding sequence ATGAAGAGCCCGTTCTATACCGCCGAGCACGACGCTTTCCGCGATGTGATGCGGCGCTTCGTCGACAAGGAGATCGCACCCTTCGCCCATGAATGGGACGAGGCCGGCGAATTCCCGCGCGCACTTTATCGCAAGGCGGCCGGGATCGGCCTGTTGGGACTCGGATTCCCCGAGGAATATGGCGGGATCGCCGCCGACCAGTTCATGAAGATCGTCGCGAGCCAGGAGCTGGCGTGGGCTGGCGCCGGCGGAATCAGCGCAAGCCTGATGAGCCACACCATCGGCTCGCCGCCGATCGCGCGCGCGGCGCGGCCCGAGGTGAAGGCGCGCGTGCTGCCGCAGGTGCTCGCCGGCGAGAAGATTTCCGCGCTGGCGATCACCGAGCCGGGCGGCGGCTCCGATGTCGCGAACCTCCGCACCCGGGCGCGGCGCGATGGCGATCACTACGTCGTGAGCGGTGAGAAGACCTTCATCACCTCCGGCATGCGCGCCGATTATCTGACCGTTGCCGTGCGCACCGGCGGCGAGGGCGCCGGCGGCGTCAGCCTGCTCCTGATCGAGGGCGATACGCCCGGCCTGTCGCGCACCAAGCTCAAGAAGATGGGCTGGTGGGCCTCCGACACCGCGACCTTGCATTTCGACGAATGCCGCGTGCCGGCCGGAAACCTGATCGGCGAGGAGGGGCAGGGCTTCAAGATCATCATGCAGAACTTCAACAGCGAGCGCATGGGCATGGCGGCGGGCTGCACTGCTTTCGCCGGCGTCTGCCTCGACGAAGCCATTGCCTACGCCAGGGAGCGCAAGACCTTCGGCAAGCCGCTCGCCCAGCATCAGGTGATCCGCCACAAGATCGTCGACATGGCGCAGAAGGTTGCGGCGTCGCAAGCGATGCTGGAGATGCTGGCGTGGCGGCTCGAGCAGGGCGAAAGCCCGGTCGCCGAAATCTGCATGATGAAGAACCAGGCGACGCAGACCATGGCGTTCTGCGCCTCGGAGGCCGTGCAGATCTTCGGCGGCGCCGGCTTCATGCGCGGCATCAAGGCCGAGCGCATCTACCGCGAGGTCAAGGTCAATGCCATCGGCGGCGGCACCGAGGAGATCATGAAGGATCTGGCCTCGCGGCAGATGGGGTTGTGA